From Coffea arabica cultivar ET-39 chromosome 2e, Coffea Arabica ET-39 HiFi, whole genome shotgun sequence, the proteins below share one genomic window:
- the LOC113732066 gene encoding uncharacterized protein, whose product MSALISSKATLSFTLSSQFISTGKENRASLSWSSSLPKLNLSITTTSPSSPLNLLHKQTFVVEAAWTRRSRSEAAKKPNRKSWKQRTDMYMRPFLLNVFFSKRFIHAKVMHRGTSKVISVATTNAKDLRNTLPSLTDNNACRVIGKLIAERSKEADVFAIAYEPDKNQRIEGRLAIILDTIQENGIIFV is encoded by the exons ATGTCTGCTCTCATTTCTTCAAAAGCCACTTTATCTTTCACTCTCTCCTCTCAATTTATTTCAACAGGAAAAGAAAATCGCGCTTCACTGTCATGGTCTTCTTCTCTACCAAAGCTGAATCTTTCCATCACTACTACTTCCCCGTCAAGCCCTTTGAATCTCCTTCATAAGCAG ACTTTTGTTGTTGAAGCTGCCTGGACTCGGAGATCTCGAAGTGAAGCAGCCAAAAAGCCTAACAGAAAATCATGGAAACAACGGACAGACATGTACATGAGACCATTTCTACTCAATGTTTTCTTCTCAAAACGATTTATCCATGCTAAAGTGATGCATAGGGGAACCAGCAAGGTGATATCTGTGGCAACAACCAATGCCAAGGATCTTCGGAACACATTACCGTCTCTTACTGACAACAATGCTTGCAGAGTAATTGGGAAACTTATTGCAGAACGGTCAAAAGAAGCTGATGTCTTTGCAATTGCCTATGAACCTGACAAAAACCAGCGGATTGAAGGCAGACTTGCAATTATTCTTGATACCATCCAGGAGAATGGTATTATTTTTGTCTAG
- the LOC113732067 gene encoding very-long-chain aldehyde decarbonylase CER1, with product MATTPGLLTDWPWTPLGRFKYVVLAPWVAHSIYSYATKGESERDLTNLLILPFLLWRMLHDQIWISISRHRTANGKNRIVDKTIEFEQVDRESNWDDQIIFNGILLYIVNNLLSDASRLPWWRTDGVILTSLLHSGPVEFLYYWLHRALHHHFLYSRYHSHHHSSIVTEPITSVIHPFGEHIAYFLLFAIPILAAVYTGTASLASMFGYITYIDLMNNMGHCNFELIPKRLFSIFPPLKYLMYTPSYHSLHHTQFRTNYSLFMPFYDYIYGTMDKSTDSLHETSLQREEDAPDVVHLTHLTTPQSIYHIRLGFASVASKPEGSTWYILLMWPVTLWSAIINSICGRTFILERNKLEKLKLQSWAVPRYNVQYLKKWQSRAINGLIEKAILDAEAKGTKVLSLGLLNQRKEMNKNGEFYVRRYPKLKLRVVDGSSLAVATVLNSIPKGTTELLLIGNLTKVARSVAFALCERGIQVNISSQYGYEKLKQSVASQSNLVVLSKSVAYKTWLVGDGLTEKQQLNAPKGALFIPFSTFPPKKVRRDCSYLHTPAMLAPASLQNLDSCENWLPRRALSAVRAAGIVHALEGWTEHECGENMLNVEKVWQAALKHGFRPLGSPSN from the exons ATGGCTACAACACCAGGTCTCCTCACTGACTGGCCATGGACGCCTCTTGGGCGTTTCAAG TACGTGGTACTGGCACCATGGGTGGCTCATAGCATTTATTCATATGCTACAAAAGGCGAAAGCGAGAGAGACCTCACAAACCTTCTTATACTTCCCTTTCTTTTGTGGAGGATGCTTCACGATCAAATCTGGATTAGCATTTCTCGTCACCGAACAGCTAATGGCAAGAACCGGATTGTTGACAAGACCATTGAATTCGAACAAGTTGACAGAGAAAGCAATTG GGATGACCAAATAATATTTAATGGAATCCTACTCTACATCGTCAACAATTTGTTGTCTGATGCTTCTCGGCTGCCGTGGTGGAGGACGGATGGTGTGATCTTGACCTCTCTGCTTCATAGTGGTCCTGTGGAATTTCTCTATTATTGGCTTCACAGAGCACTGCACCACCATTTTCTCTACTCTCGTTACCATTCCCACCATCATTCCTCCATCGTCACTGAGCCCATAACAT CCGTGATTCATCCCTTTGGAGAGCACATAGCGTATTTTTTGCTGTTTGCAATTCCAATATTGGCAGCAGTGTATACTGGAACTGCATCGCTTGCGTCAATGTTCGGCTACATCACATACATTGATCTAATGAACAACATGGGACACTGCAACTTTGAGCTAATTCCCAAAAGACTCTTCTCCATCTTTCCACCTCTCAAGTATCTAATGTATACACCCTC GTATCATTCTCTGCATCACACTCAATTCCGAACAAATTACTCTTTATTCATGCCCTTCTACGACTATATCTATGGTACCATGGACAAATCCACCGATTCGCTGCACGAAACTTCATTGCAAAGAGAAGAAGATGCCCCAGACGTGGTGCATTTGACCCATCTAACAACCCCACAATCCATATACCATATTCGTCTGGGATTTGCTTCTGTTGCCTCCAAACCTGAAGGTTCCACATGGTACATTTTGTTGATGTGGCCAGTTACACTTTGGTCCGCGATTATTAATTCCATCTGCGGCCGTACCTTTATCTTAGAGAGGAACAAGTTAGAAAAGCTCAAGTTGCAGTCTTGGGCAGTACCAAGGTACAATGTGCAG TACTTGAAGAAATGGCAATCCCGAGCAATTAATGGCTTGATTGAGAAGGCCATACTAGATGCTGAAGCAAAAGGCACCAAGGTGTTGAGTCTCGGCCTGCTTAACCAG agaaaggaaatgaacaaaaatgGAGAGTTTTACGTGCGAAGgtaccctaagctgaaattgaGGGTGGTGGATGGAAGTAGCTTGGCAGTTGCCACCGTCCTTAACAGCATTCCTAAGGGAACCACTGAACTCCTCCTTATTGGCAACCTCACCAAAGTTGCTCGTTCTGTTGCGTTTGCTTTGTGTGAAAGGGGTATTCAG GTAAACATTTCATCCCAATATGGGTATGAAAAGCTTAAGCAAAGTGTTGCTTCCCAAAGCAACTTGGTAGTACTGTCCAAGAGCGTGGCTTACAAG ACTTGGTTGGTTGGAGATGGATTGACTGAAAAGCAGCAGCTGAATGCACCAAAAGGGGCATTATTTATTCCTTTCTCGACTTTTCCTCCGAAGAAAGTACGCAGGGACTGCTCCTATCTGCATACCCCCGCAATGCTGGCTCCCGCCTCCCTCCAAAACCTTGACTCTTGCGAG AATTGGTTGCCAAGAAGGGCACTAAGTGCAGTGCGTGCAGCTGGCATAGTGCACGCATTAGAAGGATGGACTGAGCATGAATGTGGAGAAAACATGTTGAACGTTGAAAAAGTCTGGCAAGCTGCCCTGAAGCATGGCTTCCGACCTTTGGGGTCTCCAAGCAATTGA